Proteins from one Ignavibacteriota bacterium genomic window:
- a CDS encoding dihydroorotate dehydrogenase-like protein, which yields MDLTTTYMGMTLKNPLVPSASPLSKDIGHIKALEDAGASAIVMYSLFEEQITHEQIALDHFLTHGAESYQEATSYFPPQSDFNLGPDEYLEHIHVAKAATDIPIIGSLNGVSPGGWIDYAKKIEQAGADGLEVNVYYIPTDPRFNGAEIEKIYLEDLKLIKSSIKIPVAMKLSPYFSSMSHMAKQLDEAGADALVLFNRFYQPDFDLDALEVVPSLNLSVSSEGRLPLRWIAILYGHIKASMAATTGVHTHIDALKMLMAGADVTMMCSALLQNGIPRLSQVLADLKQWMIDHEYESIAQMKGSMSQRAVAEPAAFERANYMKALNSWKVLV from the coding sequence ATGGATCTCACCACAACCTACATGGGCATGACGCTGAAGAATCCGCTTGTGCCCTCCGCATCGCCTCTGTCGAAGGACATAGGCCACATCAAGGCGCTCGAGGATGCAGGCGCATCAGCCATCGTCATGTATTCGCTGTTCGAGGAGCAGATCACGCACGAGCAGATTGCTCTCGATCATTTCCTCACGCACGGCGCAGAAAGTTATCAGGAAGCCACGAGTTATTTCCCGCCGCAGAGCGACTTCAACCTCGGTCCCGACGAATATCTCGAGCACATTCACGTGGCAAAGGCCGCGACCGACATACCGATCATCGGCAGCTTGAACGGCGTCTCGCCGGGCGGTTGGATCGACTACGCAAAAAAGATCGAGCAGGCGGGCGCCGACGGTCTTGAAGTGAACGTGTACTACATCCCGACAGATCCGCGTTTCAACGGCGCGGAAATCGAGAAGATCTATCTCGAGGATCTGAAGCTGATCAAGTCGAGCATCAAGATCCCCGTGGCAATGAAGTTGAGCCCCTACTTCAGTTCGATGTCGCACATGGCCAAACAGCTCGACGAGGCCGGTGCCGACGCGCTCGTGCTCTTCAACCGATTCTATCAGCCGGACTTCGATCTCGACGCGCTCGAGGTGGTGCCGAGTCTGAATCTCAGCGTGTCATCCGAAGGCCGTCTTCCGCTGCGCTGGATCGCGATACTCTACGGGCACATCAAGGCGAGCATGGCGGCCACCACCGGCGTGCACACACACATCGACGCGCTCAAGATGCTGATGGCCGGCGCCGACGTCACCATGATGTGTTCGGCGCTGCTTCAGAACGGCATTCCCCGGCTCTCGCAGGTACTCGCCGATCTCAAACAGTGGATGATCGACCACGAGTACGAGTCCATCGCGCAGATGAAGGGCAGCATGAGCCAGCGCGCAGTTGCCGAGCCCGCGGCCTTCGAACGCGCCAACTACATGAAAGCGCTCAACAGTTGGAAAGTTCTCGTCTGA
- the rsmG gene encoding 16S rRNA (guanine(527)-N(7))-methyltransferase RsmG — MSESGILAFPPAPDAGASHACDILREAGLPVDAEQERALARYAQLLREWNARLNLISRKDEAELWRNHLLHSLAPLAVLQLPAGGYWIDIGTGGGLPGIPLSILRPDTRFLLCDSIAKKIRAVEAMAGELQLANVHCLNARVEDAAVRDILGRDADVVVARAVTALPALAAWASPLLRRDGPRMLLAWKGGDIADELTETRARKDVRSIETHALALPGEPYFVEQDKKVLRVFFFGS, encoded by the coding sequence ATGAGTGAGTCCGGTATTCTCGCCTTTCCTCCCGCTCCCGACGCGGGCGCGTCGCACGCGTGCGACATTCTGCGCGAGGCGGGATTGCCGGTGGACGCCGAGCAGGAGCGCGCGCTGGCACGCTACGCGCAGTTGCTGCGCGAATGGAACGCGCGTCTCAACCTGATCTCGCGCAAGGACGAGGCCGAACTGTGGCGCAACCATCTGCTGCATTCACTCGCGCCCCTTGCCGTGCTGCAGTTGCCCGCGGGCGGGTACTGGATCGATATCGGCACCGGCGGCGGGTTGCCGGGCATACCCCTCTCGATTCTGCGTCCCGACACGCGATTCCTGCTCTGTGATTCGATCGCGAAAAAAATACGCGCGGTCGAGGCCATGGCGGGTGAGCTGCAGCTCGCGAACGTGCATTGCCTCAATGCGCGGGTCGAGGATGCGGCCGTGCGCGATATACTCGGCCGCGATGCCGATGTCGTGGTGGCGCGCGCCGTCACCGCGTTACCCGCGCTCGCCGCCTGGGCTTCGCCGCTGCTGCGGCGTGACGGACCCCGCATGCTGCTCGCCTGGAAGGGTGGCGACATTGCGGACGAGTTGACCGAGACCCGGGCACGGAAGGATGTGCGGTCCATCGAGACGCATGCGCTCGCGCTGCCCGGTGAACCGTACTTTGTGGAACAGGATAAAAAGGTGTTGCGTGTCTTTTTTTTCGGGTCGTGA
- a CDS encoding PD40 domain-containing protein, which produces MTTRFRSRSAARGLLPLLPIVLYCTVAGCGAGPSATWQKTKEYTVRNAGTPANSEADDLAPLPSGDGGVYFTSNRSSGDGDGHDRLYRLAPGGAELARATAAAAGAEGEGVLAISPGGEAVFVRCYAPGGVGDCDLVFGREEKGMITGVHNPGAPLNSQEWDSHPSLTADGTKLYFASERHGGHGGSDIWMAKKGSDGAWSAPVNLGEPVNTPGDEKAPRISAVGDTLFFSSDYLPGYGGFDIFLTRSARGVWSTPLNLGRPFNSDEDDAFLARGAGDTLYFCSSRDGGRGGFDLYVASTRESATAAPPPVATVRAPFSVRYTARNAFTLDPIPAFVVFGADGDEEVGIRADAEGRAEARVRDGVEYRVTASHPGYASAVDSFFYPLESEGRHDRRILLTPVMEQERKIYAFVVEFDFNLFNIRPEEKRNLDSVVALLTRYPNSTVVVSGHTDSLGTEMYNIRLGYNRASEVSKYVERYLVGRMGKLRRELEVRTYGEMNPVASNTTDEGRQRNRRVEIAIYRNE; this is translated from the coding sequence AAAGGAGTACACGGTCCGGAATGCGGGCACACCGGCCAATAGCGAAGCGGACGATTTGGCTCCGCTGCCGTCCGGTGATGGCGGCGTGTATTTTACATCGAACAGGAGCAGCGGAGACGGCGACGGACATGACCGGCTGTACCGCCTGGCACCAGGCGGCGCGGAACTCGCGCGCGCCACGGCCGCAGCAGCCGGCGCTGAAGGCGAAGGTGTACTGGCCATCTCTCCCGGCGGCGAAGCAGTGTTCGTGCGGTGTTACGCGCCGGGCGGAGTGGGTGATTGTGACCTCGTCTTCGGGCGCGAGGAAAAGGGCATGATCACCGGCGTTCACAATCCCGGCGCCCCTCTCAACAGCCAGGAATGGGACAGCCACCCGTCGCTCACGGCCGACGGGACGAAACTCTATTTCGCTTCGGAACGGCACGGCGGACACGGCGGCAGCGACATCTGGATGGCGAAGAAGGGAAGCGACGGCGCGTGGTCCGCGCCCGTGAATCTGGGCGAACCGGTGAACACTCCCGGCGACGAGAAGGCGCCGCGCATTTCGGCGGTCGGCGACACGTTGTTTTTCTCGTCCGACTACCTGCCCGGATACGGCGGTTTCGACATCTTCCTCACGCGATCCGCGCGCGGAGTGTGGAGCACGCCGCTCAATCTCGGCCGACCTTTCAACAGCGACGAGGACGACGCGTTCCTCGCGCGCGGGGCCGGTGACACGCTCTACTTCTGTTCCTCGCGCGACGGCGGCCGCGGCGGTTTCGATCTCTACGTGGCGAGTACGCGCGAGAGCGCCACGGCGGCACCGCCGCCGGTCGCGACGGTACGCGCGCCCTTCTCGGTCCGATACACCGCGCGCAACGCCTTTACGCTCGATCCCATACCCGCTTTTGTGGTCTTTGGTGCGGACGGCGATGAGGAAGTGGGTATACGGGCCGACGCAGAAGGCCGCGCGGAAGCGCGTGTGCGCGACGGCGTCGAGTATCGCGTGACCGCGTCACATCCGGGATATGCCAGCGCCGTGGATTCGTTCTTTTATCCTCTCGAATCCGAGGGCCGTCACGATCGCCGTATACTGCTGACACCGGTGATGGAACAGGAGCGCAAGATTTACGCCTTTGTAGTGGAATTCGATTTTAACCTGTTCAACATCCGGCCCGAGGAGAAGCGCAATCTCGACAGTGTCGTGGCGCTGCTGACACGTTACCCGAACTCCACTGTGGTGGTGTCGGGTCATACGGATTCTCTGGGCACCGAAATGTACAACATCCGGCTCGGCTACAACCGCGCGAGCGAAGTGAGCAAGTACGTCGAACGCTATCTCGTCGGCAGGATGGGGAAGCTCCGGCGCGAGTTGGAGGTGCGGACCTACGGCGAGATGAATCCCGTCGCGTCGAATACCACCGACGAGGGACGGCAGCGCAACCGCCGCGTCGAAATAGCCATTTACCGCAACGAATGA
- a CDS encoding OmpA family protein, with protein MTRRFPRTLLPALVILVAAHASAQPLAHDALPRPGYGVLAGISFNTHGATFTGLPDVPSCCGGYDGGSGTGFYAGAMYDARINTTLGVQIALVYADLSGTLTRRQAIGPVLTPTGPREAFVEHEIVSTTHALLLRPTLAYQLVSSLPVSVFAGTQLGLLTTNEYAQKETLVEPEGALFNDGSTVRNAYTGAVPGASGIYAAFTVGMRAALFTSPSWSLQPEVSFNASVNSLSGDVSWNASSLWAGVAILHHPQPAPPPPPPPPPPPPPPPPAIAAALTAQARALDGTPLPDVRIVTQRLTRSELFPLLPYVFFEQDQSVFPQRGMHLLDAAGTDAFNETALPNNTLAIYYDLLNIVGSRMRAKPKARITLTGCNNSNDNEKKNLALSRARAETVRDYLVHTWGIESKRITIASRNLPKEAPDPTTLEGQEEARRVEIGSTDPDILFPVRWQAAEQQLSTPLVALRPAVTAESGVARWSLALAQGTRALKDWSGTSMPPREVVWAIDSATMPVPGSAVTATLRVRDGAGQDSSAVYTLPVESEVRTTEIIEEQGGRRIDRFSLILFEFEKADIGPENARILDIVRRAITPRSRVTIFGYADRTGNTEYNRNLARLRCEAVTRVLGRTLDGIPVKLEAVGSDRLLFDNALSEGRNYCRTVQIVVETGLTQ; from the coding sequence ATGACACGACGTTTTCCGCGCACCCTCCTTCCCGCACTCGTCATCCTCGTCGCCGCACACGCGAGCGCACAACCTCTCGCGCACGATGCTCTGCCGCGTCCCGGCTACGGCGTGCTTGCGGGCATCTCCTTCAACACACATGGCGCAACATTCACGGGCCTCCCCGACGTGCCGAGCTGCTGCGGCGGCTACGACGGTGGAAGCGGCACGGGCTTCTACGCGGGCGCGATGTACGACGCGCGCATCAACACCACGCTCGGCGTGCAGATCGCGCTCGTGTACGCCGATCTCTCCGGCACACTGACGCGCAGACAGGCGATTGGTCCAGTGCTTACACCGACGGGTCCGCGCGAGGCCTTCGTCGAACACGAGATCGTCTCGACGACACACGCGCTGCTGCTGCGTCCGACTCTCGCGTATCAACTTGTCTCGTCGCTGCCCGTGTCGGTGTTCGCGGGCACGCAGCTCGGCCTGCTCACAACGAACGAGTACGCGCAGAAAGAGACACTGGTCGAGCCCGAAGGCGCGCTCTTCAACGACGGCAGCACGGTGCGCAACGCCTACACGGGCGCGGTGCCGGGCGCCTCGGGAATCTACGCGGCGTTCACCGTCGGTATGCGCGCCGCGCTATTTACGAGTCCGTCGTGGTCGCTGCAGCCGGAGGTGTCGTTCAACGCGTCGGTGAATTCGTTGAGCGGCGACGTCTCCTGGAATGCGAGCAGCCTGTGGGCCGGCGTCGCGATCCTGCATCATCCGCAGCCCGCGCCGCCACCGCCTCCTCCGCCGCCACCACCTCCTCCTCCGCCGCCGCCCGCGATCGCCGCGGCGCTCACGGCGCAGGCCCGTGCACTCGACGGCACGCCGCTGCCCGACGTGCGCATCGTGACGCAGCGCCTGACGCGCAGCGAACTTTTCCCGCTGCTCCCATACGTGTTCTTCGAGCAGGACCAGAGTGTGTTTCCGCAGCGCGGTATGCATCTGCTCGACGCGGCGGGCACGGACGCCTTCAACGAGACGGCGCTCCCCAACAACACGCTCGCGATCTACTACGACCTGCTCAACATCGTCGGCTCGCGTATGCGCGCGAAACCCAAGGCGCGCATCACGCTGACAGGATGCAACAACAGCAACGACAACGAGAAGAAAAATCTCGCGCTCTCACGCGCGCGCGCCGAGACGGTGCGCGACTATCTCGTGCACACGTGGGGCATCGAATCAAAACGCATCACCATCGCCTCGCGCAATCTCCCGAAGGAAGCGCCCGATCCGACGACACTCGAGGGTCAGGAGGAGGCGCGGCGCGTGGAAATCGGATCAACGGATCCTGATATCCTTTTCCCTGTCCGCTGGCAGGCGGCCGAGCAGCAGCTCTCGACGCCGCTCGTGGCGCTGCGTCCCGCGGTGACCGCCGAAAGCGGCGTGGCACGCTGGTCGCTCGCGCTCGCGCAGGGGACGCGGGCGCTGAAGGACTGGTCGGGCACGTCCATGCCGCCGCGGGAAGTCGTGTGGGCGATCGATTCGGCCACGATGCCCGTTCCGGGCAGCGCCGTGACGGCCACGCTGCGTGTGCGCGACGGCGCCGGACAGGACAGCAGCGCGGTCTACACACTTCCTGTCGAATCGGAAGTGCGGACAACCGAAATCATCGAGGAACAGGGCGGCCGGCGCATCGACCGCTTCAGTCTCATCCTCTTCGAATTCGAGAAGGCCGACATCGGACCCGAGAACGCGCGCATCCTCGACATCGTGCGCCGCGCCATCACGCCGCGCTCGCGCGTCACCATCTTCGGCTACGCCGACCGCACGGGCAACACCGAGTACAACCGCAACCTCGCGCGGCTCCGCTGCGAGGCCGTGACACGCGTCCTCGGGCGCACGCTCGACGGCATACCAGTAAAACTCGAAGCCGTGGGCAGCGACCGCCTGCTCTTCGACAACGCACTTTCCGAGGGAAGAAATTACTGCCGCACCGTACAGATCGTCGTTGAAACAGGACTGACACAATGA
- a CDS encoding choice-of-anchor D domain-containing protein gives MRQTRLMIRLILPALAVLLSVQTQAQITLNLSGADASAYPTIKVFFEARDRNAAQIRSFVPSDFTVVEDGITRPVLSVSCPPPTTPPLSLTLTVDISYSMSIAGRLNNAKTAASVLVRSLNFPPAQVGITTFTDDSFITLPFSGDTTQILSSIASLTTVSRSGTDFLGACLDPTTGALDFTKNRTGDRYIIFITDGAQNLLAADEQRIITAAVAANLRIYTVTLSPFIQNFSLRRIATGTGGLWFEDITTEQAAIDAFKRIGDRLYTYAPCELTYVTSGCETRRNVDVTLRKLSSTATKSLQYLVPAGAIVSLESSNLLLDYGVVGAGSSRPLNVTITARNGAVNVTGLSTSHPAYQITSFGGSAPPFTLAANESRVLRIQYTASDTSKLVAQLNVQCNAPCVNPPVLSAGSYKPDALRLVQPNGGEVLYVASSYMIRWAGIAPNQQVILEYSTDAGATWYQISPNAYSLASNWVVPNTPSPNCLGLVRTPEKRATNKDAIWLPWQPEEVVDLDIAAGGALCATAQGDGHVKVFAPDNSVLIDMLAGHTGRATAVAFSPDGSLLASGGSDGRVKIWSTASGALLRDLAHGGTVHSLAFARDGATLASTDGGAVVLWRTSDWSEAWRRNGATGTDGALCISPKNAWVASATGSQIAILRFTDGSTMQTLSGHGGAVRALSITAGGQMLASGSDDRSIILWKTATWQNTATLSGHTGAVTSVQLSPSGLYCLSSSRDRSVRIWDTRRALATQTFTGHTLDVNAARTDARSGLTLSGGLDRTIRAWGYSLPLDDMSDSLWAIIAPNTTLRVDPPAFTTVLCPGEYSESEIFFKNTGNQPLTMQTATFSGSPAFSFAPGYSLPPARVLQPEDTLRLRVRFYPASPGDHQGTITFTTDAPTMATFDVPLLGHKDSAGFFALPDTIDTGELYACTLPAVFSIELTNAGTVNLRIDSLDAAFTGSMQLEPTLPHPLLAGEIDTLTLSLRPGQLGPFVGRLILGAPTCDVRDTIVLTGSLVATRPVLTPDPVAFGFTTVGDTSQQAASLRNPTRAPMTIDTITIDNTEFFITSPTAFPLVIPPLDSIPVSLSFAPVTEGTAFARLTAYSSAPCADTVQVGVRGSAARKPAIAFRGGEFETLLCPDRLFTDSIVVLRNTGGVALLVSNMDIRGTHAGDFSILTSTTGTIAPGDSMTVRIRFEPKGTGLRTATLRVTNNSSQLPQLDISLVGRKDSAGFVIDPPSIDAGVVHVCDLPVIRKVVFRNTGTVPLSIDLVAGSLPAFARIENPPPLSLRNNDTLEVFVRFLPTQFGPAAGVARFSASPCGETAALALALVYEPSTPLARPAPVDFGSLGVGVRQTRRTYVVNPASVPMRVTTLDLLPLPGPTLRRVQPATLPATIAGRDSLLVEYEYAPTADELITATLHVVTDLPCTDSVRLAVRATGVGALSLITLPTLSAEIGTRVRIPVTLATSSNLALTSTHSPRAQIVWNRSMLWPISVNANAGTATMTSQAEGDSLVVTVDVQQTGTPANGALAEIECLVLLGTNDSTALTLRSFAWTAGTAAVQTSNGVFTALGICDQGGQRLMSMSNLVKLFGNTPNPFNPETVIEYELPDEMYADLRVFDGLGHEVAMLATGVHTRGRHRAVFHGDGLASGTLFAVLRAAGVTRLLPMLLAK, from the coding sequence ATGAGACAGACCCGCCTTATGATCCGCCTCATCCTCCCCGCGCTCGCGGTGCTCCTCTCCGTGCAGACGCAGGCGCAGATCACGCTGAACCTCTCGGGCGCCGACGCATCGGCGTATCCGACCATCAAGGTGTTCTTCGAGGCGCGCGACCGCAACGCGGCGCAGATACGCTCGTTCGTGCCATCGGATTTTACTGTGGTGGAGGATGGTATCACGCGTCCCGTGCTCAGCGTCAGTTGCCCCCCGCCCACAACTCCACCGTTGTCGCTCACGCTCACGGTCGACATCAGCTACTCGATGTCGATCGCGGGGCGGCTCAACAACGCGAAGACGGCGGCGTCGGTGCTTGTGCGCTCGCTGAACTTCCCGCCGGCGCAAGTGGGCATCACAACATTCACCGACGATTCGTTTATCACGCTGCCCTTCTCCGGCGACACGACACAGATCCTGAGCAGCATCGCGTCCCTCACCACTGTGTCGCGCAGCGGCACCGACTTTCTGGGGGCCTGCCTCGATCCAACAACGGGCGCGCTGGACTTCACGAAGAACCGCACAGGCGACCGCTACATCATCTTCATCACCGACGGCGCGCAGAACCTGCTTGCCGCCGACGAGCAGCGCATCATCACCGCCGCGGTTGCCGCAAATCTGCGCATCTACACGGTGACATTATCACCCTTCATACAGAACTTCTCGCTGCGGCGCATCGCCACCGGCACGGGAGGATTGTGGTTCGAGGACATTACCACCGAGCAGGCGGCCATCGATGCATTCAAACGCATCGGCGACCGCCTCTACACGTATGCGCCGTGTGAACTGACGTATGTGACCAGCGGCTGCGAAACGCGCCGCAATGTGGACGTGACCCTGCGGAAACTTTCGTCCACCGCGACGAAGTCGCTGCAGTACCTCGTGCCCGCGGGCGCCATCGTGTCGCTGGAGTCGTCGAACCTCCTGCTCGACTACGGCGTTGTGGGCGCGGGCTCCTCGCGTCCGCTCAACGTGACGATTACTGCGCGCAACGGCGCGGTGAACGTGACGGGCTTGTCGACGTCGCATCCCGCGTACCAGATCACGTCGTTCGGCGGCAGCGCGCCGCCGTTCACACTCGCGGCGAACGAGTCGCGCGTGCTCCGCATACAATACACCGCGTCCGACACGTCGAAACTCGTGGCACAGCTCAACGTGCAGTGCAACGCGCCTTGTGTGAATCCGCCCGTGCTCTCCGCGGGTTCCTACAAACCCGACGCGCTGCGCCTCGTGCAGCCCAACGGCGGAGAGGTGCTGTACGTGGCGTCCTCGTACATGATCCGGTGGGCGGGCATTGCGCCGAATCAGCAGGTGATCCTCGAATACAGCACTGACGCCGGCGCGACGTGGTATCAGATCTCGCCGAACGCGTACTCCCTCGCCTCGAACTGGGTGGTGCCGAACACGCCGAGTCCCAACTGTCTCGGCCTCGTGCGCACGCCCGAAAAACGCGCGACAAACAAGGATGCCATCTGGCTGCCCTGGCAGCCGGAGGAGGTGGTGGATCTCGATATCGCCGCGGGCGGGGCGTTGTGCGCCACCGCGCAGGGTGACGGACACGTGAAGGTGTTTGCGCCCGACAACAGCGTGCTTATCGATATGCTCGCGGGACACACAGGCCGCGCCACCGCGGTCGCGTTTTCGCCCGACGGCTCGCTGCTCGCGAGCGGCGGCAGTGACGGGCGCGTGAAGATATGGTCCACCGCATCCGGCGCGCTGCTGCGCGACCTTGCCCACGGCGGCACGGTGCACTCGCTCGCTTTCGCGCGCGACGGCGCGACACTCGCCAGCACCGACGGCGGCGCGGTGGTGCTGTGGCGCACGTCGGATTGGAGCGAAGCATGGAGGCGCAACGGCGCGACAGGCACCGATGGGGCGCTCTGCATTTCGCCGAAAAACGCCTGGGTCGCGTCCGCAACCGGCAGCCAGATCGCGATACTGCGTTTTACCGACGGTTCCACGATGCAGACGCTGTCCGGTCACGGCGGCGCTGTCCGCGCATTGTCCATCACCGCGGGCGGACAGATGCTCGCCAGCGGAAGCGACGACCGCAGCATCATCCTGTGGAAGACCGCGACGTGGCAAAACACGGCGACGCTCAGCGGCCACACGGGCGCGGTGACTTCCGTGCAACTCTCGCCTTCGGGCCTGTACTGCCTGAGTTCCTCGCGCGACCGTTCCGTGCGCATATGGGACACGCGCCGCGCGCTTGCGACGCAGACCTTCACCGGCCACACCCTCGACGTCAACGCCGCGCGCACCGACGCGCGCTCGGGCCTCACCCTCTCGGGCGGACTCGACCGCACGATCCGTGCCTGGGGATATTCGCTGCCCCTCGACGACATGAGCGACAGTCTCTGGGCCATCATCGCCCCGAACACCACACTGCGGGTGGATCCGCCCGCGTTCACGACTGTGCTGTGCCCCGGCGAATATTCGGAGTCGGAGATCTTTTTCAAGAACACCGGCAATCAGCCGCTCACGATGCAGACCGCGACATTCAGCGGCAGCCCCGCGTTTTCCTTCGCCCCCGGATACTCGCTGCCTCCCGCCCGCGTGTTGCAGCCGGAGGACACGCTGCGACTGCGTGTGCGTTTTTACCCCGCGTCGCCGGGCGATCACCAGGGCACGATCACTTTCACCACCGATGCGCCGACGATGGCCACGTTCGACGTCCCGCTGCTCGGTCACAAGGACAGCGCCGGATTTTTCGCCCTGCCCGACACGATCGACACGGGCGAGTTGTACGCATGTACGCTCCCCGCGGTCTTTTCCATCGAACTCACAAACGCGGGCACGGTCAATCTGCGCATTGACTCGCTCGATGCCGCTTTCACCGGTTCGATGCAGCTCGAGCCCACACTGCCTCATCCTCTGCTCGCGGGTGAAATCGACACGCTCACTCTCTCGCTGCGGCCCGGGCAACTCGGACCCTTCGTCGGCCGCCTGATTCTGGGCGCGCCCACTTGTGATGTGCGCGACACCATCGTGCTGACAGGATCTCTCGTTGCGACACGGCCCGTTCTTACGCCGGATCCTGTGGCGTTCGGATTCACAACCGTAGGCGATACGAGCCAGCAGGCAGCGTCGCTGCGCAATCCGACACGCGCGCCCATGACCATCGACACGATCACGATTGACAATACCGAGTTTTTCATCACAAGTCCCACGGCATTCCCGCTTGTCATTCCCCCGCTCGACAGCATCCCCGTATCGCTGTCGTTCGCTCCTGTGACGGAGGGTACCGCGTTCGCGCGGCTGACGGCTTACAGTTCCGCGCCGTGCGCCGACACGGTGCAGGTCGGCGTACGCGGCAGTGCCGCGCGCAAACCCGCCATCGCATTCCGCGGAGGAGAATTCGAAACACTGCTGTGCCCCGACCGCCTGTTCACCGACAGCATCGTGGTGCTGCGTAACACCGGCGGCGTTGCGCTTCTGGTGTCGAACATGGATATCCGCGGGACGCACGCGGGCGACTTCAGCATACTGACCAGTACAACCGGCACCATCGCTCCGGGCGATTCCATGACCGTGCGCATCCGCTTCGAGCCGAAGGGCACGGGCCTTCGCACGGCGACACTGCGTGTGACGAACAACTCGTCGCAATTGCCACAGCTCGACATCTCGCTTGTGGGCCGCAAGGATTCCGCGGGCTTCGTGATCGATCCGCCCTCGATCGACGCGGGTGTGGTGCACGTCTGTGATCTCCCCGTGATACGCAAAGTCGTGTTCCGAAACACGGGGACGGTGCCTTTGAGTATCGACCTTGTCGCGGGTTCGCTGCCCGCGTTTGCACGCATCGAAAATCCGCCGCCGCTCTCGCTTCGGAACAACGACACCCTAGAGGTGTTCGTGCGATTTCTCCCCACGCAGTTCGGTCCCGCGGCAGGTGTGGCACGTTTCTCCGCTTCACCCTGCGGCGAGACTGCCGCACTCGCGCTTGCGCTCGTGTACGAACCGTCGACACCGCTGGCGCGTCCCGCACCCGTCGACTTCGGATCGCTGGGCGTGGGCGTGCGACAGACACGGCGTACCTATGTTGTGAATCCGGCGAGCGTGCCGATGCGTGTCACAACGCTCGACCTGCTGCCGCTGCCCGGTCCCACACTCCGCCGTGTGCAGCCGGCCACACTGCCCGCGACAATTGCGGGCCGCGATTCGCTCCTGGTCGAATATGAATACGCTCCGACTGCGGACGAGTTAATCACGGCCACATTGCACGTGGTTACCGACCTGCCCTGCACAGATTCCGTGCGGCTTGCCGTGCGCGCAACCGGTGTCGGAGCGCTGTCGCTCATCACGCTGCCGACACTCAGTGCGGAAATCGGCACACGGGTCCGCATCCCCGTCACGCTCGCAACGAGCAGCAATCTCGCCCTGACATCCACACACTCGCCACGCGCGCAGATCGTGTGGAACAGATCGATGTTGTGGCCCATTTCGGTGAACGCAAACGCAGGCACCGCCACGATGACCTCGCAGGCAGAGGGCGACAGTCTCGTCGTCACCGTTGATGTGCAGCAGACGGGCACTCCGGCGAATGGCGCGCTGGCCGAGATCGAATGTCTGGTCCTGCTCGGCACAAACGATTCAACCGCGCTCACCCTGCGCTCCTTCGCGTGGACCGCGGGCACCGCCGCGGTGCAGACCAGCAACGGCGTCTTCACCGCGCTGGGCATCTGCGATCAGGGCGGCCAGCGTCTGATGTCGATGTCGAACCTCGTCAAACTCTTCGGCAACACTCCGAATCCGTTTAATCCCGAGACGGTCATCGAGTACGAACTCCCCGACGAGATGTACGCAGATCTGCGCGTGTTCGACGGCCTCGGACACGAGGTGGCCATGCTCGCCACGGGCGTCCACACACGCGGGAGACACCGCGCCGTGTTCCACGGTGACGGCCTCGCAAGCGGCACCTTATTCGCCGTCCTCCGTGCCGCGGGTGTCACACGTCTCCTGCCGATGCTGCTCGCCAAGTAA